In Trichlorobacter lovleyi, the DNA window GACGAGGCCTACCTGATCGGCAAAGGCAAGGCACCGATTGATGCCTACCTGGGGATTGACGAGATCATCGCCCTGGCGCTGAAGGCCGATGTGGATGCGATCCACCCCGGCTACGGCTTCCTGGCGGAAAATGCCGAGTTTGCCGAGAAGTGCGAGGCAGCCGGCATTACCTTTATCGGCCCCACGGCTGAAATGCAGCGTGCCCTGGGTGACAAGGTGGCCGGCCGCAAGGCTGCCATGTCTGCAGAAGTGCCGGTCGTGCCCGGCACCGAAGACCCGATTGAGAAGGAAGAAGAGGCACTGAAGTTTGCCAAGGACTCCGGCTATCCGATCATCATCAAGGCGGCTGCCGGTGGTGGCGGCCGTGGTATGCGGGTGGCCCGCAACAAGAAGGAGCTGCTGGAAGGACTGGTCGCTGCCCGCAGCGAAGCCAAGGCCGCCTTTGGCAACGCCACCGTCTTTCTGGAGCGCTACATCGAGAACCCCAAGCATATCGAAGTGCAGGTCATGGGTGACAACTACGGTAACCTGGTGCACTTTTTCGAGCGGGACTGTTCGATCCAGCGCCGCCACCAGAAGGTGGTGGAGTTTGCGCCATCACTCTGCCTGACCCAGCAGCAGCGTGAAGAGATCTGCACCGCCGCCCTCAAGATCGCCGGTCAGGTCAAATACCGCAACGCCGGCACGGTCGAGTTCCTGGTGGATCAGGAGGGCAGTTTCTACTTCATCGAGATGAACCCCCGCATCCAGGTCGAGCATACCGTGACCGAGATGATCACCGGCCGCAACCTGGTACAGAACCAGCTGCTGGTGGCCCAGGGTTACAAGCTGTCCGACCCGGAGATCAACATCCCGTCCCAGTCGGCCATCGACATGCGCGGCTATGCCATCCAGTGCCGGATCACCACCGAAGACCCCTCCAACAACTTTGCCCCTGACTTCGGCACCCTGACCACCTACCGTTCCGCTGCCGGCGCCGGTATCCGTCTGGATGCGGGCAACGCCTTTACCGGCGCCCAGATCACCCCCCACTATGACTCGCTGCTGGTCAAGGTCAGCTCCTGGGGCCTCAACTTCAAGGATGCCGCCTCGATCATGCACCGCGCCCTGCAGGAGTTCCGGGTACGGGGCGTCAAGACCAACATCGGCTTTTTGGAGAACGTGATCACCCACTCGGTCTTCCTGGGTGGCAAGTGCGACACCTCCTTCATCGACAAGCACCCGGAGCTGCTGCAGTTCCGCGAAAAGAAGGACCGTGCCAGCAAGGTACTCTCCTTCCTGGGGGACGTGGTGGTCAACGGTTCCCCCGGCATTGCCAAGCCGCTCAAATCCTCGGAACTGATCGAGGCGCAACTGCCGCATGTGGATATGACCAAGCCCCGGCCGATCGGTTCCAAGGACCTGTTCATGCGCCTGGGTGCCGAAGGGCTCTCCAAGTGGATTCTTGAGCAGAAGAAGCTGCTCTTGACCGATACCACCATGCGGGACGCCCACCAGTCCCTGCTGGCCACCCGGGTACGGACCCACGATATCCTCAAGATTGCCGAGCCCACCTCCTACCTGGGGGCCGATCTGTTCTCGCTGGAGTGCTGGGGCGGCGCCACCTTTGACGTCTCAATGCGCTTCCTCAAGGAATGCCCCTGGCAGCGGCTGCACAAACTGTCCGAGGCGATCCCCAACATCCTGTTCCAGATGTTGCTGCGCGGCTCAAACGCCGTGGGCTACACCAACTACCCGGACAACGTGGTCCAGAAGTTCGTGGAAGAGGCTGCCAATTCCGGCGTAGACATCTTCCGGATCTTTGACTCGCTGAACTGGACCACCGGCATGCAGGTCGCCATGGAGGCGGTGCGCAAGTCTGGCAAGATCTGTGAGGCCGCCATCTGCTACACCGGCGACATCACTGATCCCAAGCGGGACAAGTACCCCCTGGAATACTACGTCGGCATGGCCAAGGAGCTGGAAAAGATGGGTGCCCACATCCTGGCCATCAAGGACATGGCAGGTCTTTTGAAGCCGATGGCCGGCTACAAGCTGGTCAAGGCGTTGAAAGAAAACATCGGCATTCCGGTCCATCTGCACACCCACGACACCTCCAGCAATGCCGGCGCCATGCTGCTGATGGCCTCCGAGGCCGGGGTGGATATTGTGGATACCGCCCTCTCCTCCCTGTCCGGCCTGACCGCACAGCCCAACATGAACGCCCTGGTGGCGGCACTTGAAGGGACCGAGCGTGATCCTCAGGTCAACGCCGCCGGTCTGCAGCACCTGGCCAACTACTGGGAGACGGTGCGGGATTACTACGCCCCGTTCGAATCCGGTCTCAAGTCCGGCACTGCCGAGGTCTATCACCACGAGATTCCGGGCGGCCAGTACTCCAACTACAAGCCGCAGGTTGCCGGTCTGGGCCTGATTGACCGCTGGGAAGAGTGCAAGGAGATGTACCACAAGGTCAACATGATGTTCGGCGACATCGTCAAGGTTACCCCCTCCTCCAAGGTGGTGGGCGACATGGCCATGTTCCTGGTCAAGAACAACCTCCAGCCTGAGGATGTCTACACCTCCAAAGAAGACCTGGCCTTCCCCGAGTCAGTGGTCGGCATGTTCAAGGGGATGCTGGGCCAACCATACCAGGGCTGGCCGGAAGAGCTGCAGAAGATCATCCTGAAGGGTCAGCAACCGATCACCTGCCGTCCCGGCGAGCTGCTTGAGCCGGTTGATTTTGATGAAGAACGCCTGATCCTTGAGGAAAAACTGGGACACAAGGTGGATGACAAGGCGCTGATCTCCAACATCCTCTACCCCAACGTCTATCCTGAATTCGACCGCTATCGCCAGGAGTTTTCCGACACCTCGGTCATCCCCACCCCGATCTTCTTCTACGGGCTGGAACCGAACCAGGAGACCTCCATCGAGATTGAACCGGGCAAGACCCTGATCATCAAGCTGAACGCCGTTGGCGAGCTGAAAGAGGACGGAACCCGTTCCGTCTACTTCGAGCTGAACGGCAACAACCGCTCGGTGGTGATCCGCGATCAGTCGATCCAGAACAGCGACGCCATCCGTGAAAAGGCTGACAAGGGCAACCCCAGCCATATCGGCGCCCCAATGCCGGGCAAGGTCTTCAAGGTCAACGTCAAGGCCGGTGACGAAGTCAAGGCCGGTGATGTCCTGATGGTAACCGAGGCGATGAAGATGGAGACCAACATCAAGGCCAAGGCCGATGGCAAGGTTGCCGAGGTCAAGTTCAAGGAAGGCGACAAGGTGGAGAAGGAAGATCTCGTGATAGTCATGGGCTAAACCATCCTTGTCTGGGTATGCTCCAACACGACAGCCTGCTCCGGTAATCCGGGGCAGGCTGTCGTGTTTCCACTGGACAATCTGCGGGAATTGGGCTAGAAACAGCCCATTACACCAGACCCATGGAAGAGACCGATGACGATCAGTCCACCAGATACCCAATACCCAACGTGAGAACCACCAAAACCCGCCAGAAATGGCGGGTTTTGCTTTTTTCAAACTGTAAAGTTTTTTTACAGAAAATCGCAAACCCGCAGCCCATCGCAGTTCCGGGACTGGCAAATTTCTTTACACCCTGTTCCGTCACGGCGTGAGCAGCCCGAACAACACGGAGGATCAGCAGCATGGCGACACTTTCCGAGTACTTCAGCAAGCACGAAGAACAGGCCTTTATCGGCAAAGCCTTTCT includes these proteins:
- a CDS encoding pyruvate carboxylase is translated as MKKINKFRKVMAANRGEIAIRIFRACTELGISTVALYSEEDKLSLHRYKADEAYLIGKGKAPIDAYLGIDEIIALALKADVDAIHPGYGFLAENAEFAEKCEAAGITFIGPTAEMQRALGDKVAGRKAAMSAEVPVVPGTEDPIEKEEEALKFAKDSGYPIIIKAAAGGGGRGMRVARNKKELLEGLVAARSEAKAAFGNATVFLERYIENPKHIEVQVMGDNYGNLVHFFERDCSIQRRHQKVVEFAPSLCLTQQQREEICTAALKIAGQVKYRNAGTVEFLVDQEGSFYFIEMNPRIQVEHTVTEMITGRNLVQNQLLVAQGYKLSDPEINIPSQSAIDMRGYAIQCRITTEDPSNNFAPDFGTLTTYRSAAGAGIRLDAGNAFTGAQITPHYDSLLVKVSSWGLNFKDAASIMHRALQEFRVRGVKTNIGFLENVITHSVFLGGKCDTSFIDKHPELLQFREKKDRASKVLSFLGDVVVNGSPGIAKPLKSSELIEAQLPHVDMTKPRPIGSKDLFMRLGAEGLSKWILEQKKLLLTDTTMRDAHQSLLATRVRTHDILKIAEPTSYLGADLFSLECWGGATFDVSMRFLKECPWQRLHKLSEAIPNILFQMLLRGSNAVGYTNYPDNVVQKFVEEAANSGVDIFRIFDSLNWTTGMQVAMEAVRKSGKICEAAICYTGDITDPKRDKYPLEYYVGMAKELEKMGAHILAIKDMAGLLKPMAGYKLVKALKENIGIPVHLHTHDTSSNAGAMLLMASEAGVDIVDTALSSLSGLTAQPNMNALVAALEGTERDPQVNAAGLQHLANYWETVRDYYAPFESGLKSGTAEVYHHEIPGGQYSNYKPQVAGLGLIDRWEECKEMYHKVNMMFGDIVKVTPSSKVVGDMAMFLVKNNLQPEDVYTSKEDLAFPESVVGMFKGMLGQPYQGWPEELQKIILKGQQPITCRPGELLEPVDFDEERLILEEKLGHKVDDKALISNILYPNVYPEFDRYRQEFSDTSVIPTPIFFYGLEPNQETSIEIEPGKTLIIKLNAVGELKEDGTRSVYFELNGNNRSVVIRDQSIQNSDAIREKADKGNPSHIGAPMPGKVFKVNVKAGDEVKAGDVLMVTEAMKMETNIKAKADGKVAEVKFKEGDKVEKEDLVIVMG